In Acidovorax sp. GBBC 1281, a single window of DNA contains:
- the ahpC gene encoding alkyl hydroperoxide reductase subunit C: MSLINTQVQPFKTTAFVNRDGKGDFIEVTEANLKGKWSVLIFMPAAFTFNCPTEIEDAADNYAEFQKAGAEVYIVTTDTHFSHKVWHETSDAVGKAKFPLVGDPTHQLTNAFGVHIPEEGLALRGTFVINPDGVIKTQEIHSNEIARDVSETLRKLKAAQFTAANPGQVCPAKWKEGAKTLTPSLDLVGKI, translated from the coding sequence ATGTCCCTGATCAATACGCAAGTCCAGCCCTTCAAGACCACCGCTTTCGTGAACCGCGACGGCAAGGGCGACTTCATTGAAGTGACCGAAGCCAACCTCAAGGGCAAGTGGTCCGTCCTGATTTTCATGCCGGCGGCCTTCACCTTCAACTGCCCCACCGAAATCGAAGACGCGGCCGACAACTATGCCGAGTTCCAGAAGGCCGGCGCCGAGGTCTACATCGTGACGACCGACACGCACTTCTCGCACAAGGTGTGGCACGAAACCTCCGACGCCGTCGGCAAGGCCAAGTTCCCGCTGGTGGGCGACCCCACGCACCAGCTGACCAACGCGTTCGGCGTGCACATTCCTGAAGAAGGCCTGGCATTGCGCGGCACGTTCGTGATCAACCCCGATGGCGTGATCAAGACCCAGGAAATCCATTCCAACGAAATCGCCCGCGACGTGTCGGAAACCCTGCGCAAGCTGAAGGCGGCCCAATTCACCGCCGCCAACCCAGGCCAGGTCTGCCCCGCCAAGTGGAAGGAAGGCGCCAAGACGCTGACGCCTTCCCTGGATCTGGTCGGCAAGATCTAA